A single window of Achromobacter xylosoxidans DNA harbors:
- a CDS encoding LysR substrate-binding domain-containing protein, protein MHSYIHHLDDLLLFTEVVEKGGFSAAARVLNMQRSKLSRRVAELEARLGLRLLQRNTRRVSLTPMGEQIYVHALAMAREARSAFDLAAAMGDTPSGLLRMTAPSALAVTLLGELVARFCLQHPGVRVLLDTRDQVIDLVGEGYDLAFRAQGASLTDSRLVARELAPVPLILVAAPAMARAAPRHPRDLNALPLLAHATQDSPQSWHFVGPAGEAESIEFRPRCLSSNLAALREMARAGLGVALLPHYLCAGSLAKGDLAQLLPAWRAAPARIYAVMPARRGAPLALRRFLDFAAAEMPALLA, encoded by the coding sequence ATGCATTCCTATATCCATCACCTCGACGATCTGCTGCTTTTCACCGAGGTGGTGGAAAAAGGCGGCTTTTCCGCCGCCGCCCGCGTGCTCAACATGCAGCGCTCCAAGCTCAGCCGGCGCGTGGCCGAGCTGGAGGCGCGCCTGGGCCTGCGGCTGCTCCAGCGCAACACGCGGCGGGTCTCGCTCACGCCCATGGGTGAACAGATCTACGTGCATGCGCTGGCGATGGCGCGCGAGGCCCGCAGCGCCTTCGACCTGGCGGCCGCCATGGGCGACACGCCCAGCGGCCTGCTGCGCATGACGGCGCCCTCGGCGCTGGCGGTGACGCTGCTGGGCGAACTGGTGGCTCGCTTTTGCCTGCAGCATCCCGGCGTGCGGGTGCTGCTGGACACCCGCGACCAGGTCATCGACCTGGTGGGCGAAGGCTACGACCTGGCCTTCCGCGCCCAGGGCGCCTCGCTCACCGACTCGCGGCTGGTGGCGCGCGAACTGGCGCCGGTGCCGCTGATCCTGGTCGCAGCCCCCGCCATGGCCCGGGCCGCGCCGCGCCATCCGCGCGACCTGAACGCGCTGCCGCTGCTGGCCCATGCGACCCAGGACAGCCCGCAGAGCTGGCACTTCGTCGGCCCGGCGGGCGAGGCCGAATCGATCGAATTCCGCCCCCGCTGCCTCAGCAGCAACCTGGCGGCGCTGCGCGAAATGGCGCGCGCCGGACTGGGGGTGGCGCTGCTGCCGCACTACCTGTGCGCCGGCTCCCTGGCCAAAGGCGACCTGGCGCAATTGCTGCCCGCCTGGCGCGCCGCGCCGGCACGCATCTACGCCGTCATGCCCGCCCGCCGCGGCGCGCCCTTGGCCTTGCGGCGCTTCCTGGATTTCGCGGCCGCCGAAATGCCGGCGTTGCTGGCCTGA
- a CDS encoding Bug family tripartite tricarboxylate transporter substrate binding protein, with amino-acid sequence MKNSGIGRAAAALLLCMAAVSPAQAAFPERPVKLVVPYTPGGAADLLSRVLAERLSQELAQPVVVENKPGANTMIAATQVARAQPDGYTLFLASNASMVLNPMLYRKISYDAQRDFRVLSVVAELPLVVVANNSVPASTLAQFVDYARARPGKLNYASVGIGNPLQLATELLKSRTGIDVAHVPYNGSAPALSSLMANDTQLMVDVISTSLPLVRENKIKALAVTGAQRLPVLPDVPTVAESGFAGFRAATWFGVAVPRGTPPAEADRLREAVAAVMRQADFRDRFQAQGLVIQAPRGQAEVDAYLAEDRERWNGVIQANHIRLD; translated from the coding sequence ATGAAGAATTCTGGGATAGGCCGCGCCGCGGCCGCGCTGCTGTTGTGCATGGCCGCCGTATCGCCCGCCCAGGCGGCGTTTCCGGAGCGGCCGGTCAAGCTGGTCGTGCCGTATACGCCGGGCGGCGCGGCCGACCTGTTGTCGCGAGTGCTGGCCGAAAGGCTGTCGCAGGAACTGGCGCAACCGGTGGTGGTGGAAAACAAGCCGGGCGCCAACACGATGATCGCGGCCACGCAAGTGGCGCGGGCCCAGCCCGATGGCTACACGCTGTTCCTGGCCAGCAATGCCAGCATGGTGCTCAACCCCATGCTCTATCGCAAGATCTCGTACGACGCGCAGCGGGACTTCCGGGTGCTGTCGGTGGTGGCGGAATTGCCGCTGGTGGTGGTCGCCAACAACAGCGTGCCGGCCTCGACGCTGGCGCAATTCGTCGACTACGCCCGCGCCCGCCCGGGCAAGTTGAACTATGCCTCCGTGGGTATCGGCAATCCGCTGCAACTGGCGACCGAACTGCTGAAGTCGCGCACCGGCATCGACGTGGCGCATGTTCCCTACAACGGCAGCGCGCCGGCATTGAGTTCGCTGATGGCCAACGACACCCAGCTGATGGTGGACGTCATCAGCACGTCATTGCCGCTGGTTCGCGAGAACAAGATCAAGGCCCTGGCCGTGACCGGCGCCCAGCGGCTGCCGGTGCTGCCTGACGTGCCCACCGTGGCCGAGAGCGGGTTCGCCGGCTTTCGCGCCGCGACCTGGTTCGGCGTGGCCGTGCCGCGCGGCACGCCGCCGGCCGAGGCGGACAGGCTGCGCGAGGCCGTGGCCGCGGTGATGCGCCAGGCGGATTTCCGCGACCGCTTCCAGGCGCAAGGCCTGGTGATCCAGGCGCCGCGCGGCCAGGCCGAGGTCGACGCCTATCTGGCCGAGGATCGCGAGCGCTGGAATGGGGTGATCCAGGCCAACCATATCCGCCTGGATTGA
- a CDS encoding AMP-binding protein → MRRGEQVAAGLAAMGIGQGDVVAVLLRNGMPYLEIIQACKRLGCYYCPINWHYTPDEVAYLVRDSGARLLIAEEDLWQAARAALPADLPSRRVGAAAVSEDYASWREAQAPYDGPVVAPRGHMAYTSGTTGRPKGVVRAPFPLDQLAQRLAAVEAVVEQAYGLRPGCRALLPAPVYHSAPSVFAQVALRVCETLVLAPRFDPLEVLRLIERHRIDTVYLVPIMYVRLLKLDPAQRAAFDLSSLRFVASTGAPCAPALKRAMIDWLGPVIHETYASSEAGMVTVIDSHEALARPGSAGRPIGGAQIRIYGDDGALCAPGQIGRIHVRQPAYADFTYRNNPEARSRIERDGLIGLGDLGYLDDDGYLFVCDRESDMVISGGVNIYPAEIEHHLTQYPGVADCAVFGVPDDEFGERLLALVQPAADTALAPEEVLRWLSTRVARYKVPRELRLRQSLPRDDNGKIAKRRLRDAFWAERDRKV, encoded by the coding sequence ATGCGCCGCGGCGAGCAGGTCGCGGCGGGCCTGGCGGCCATGGGGATCGGGCAGGGCGACGTGGTGGCGGTGCTGCTGCGCAACGGCATGCCCTACCTGGAGATCATCCAGGCCTGCAAGCGCCTGGGCTGCTATTACTGCCCGATCAACTGGCATTACACGCCCGACGAGGTTGCCTACCTGGTGCGCGACAGCGGCGCGCGCCTGCTGATCGCCGAGGAAGACTTGTGGCAGGCCGCCAGGGCGGCGCTGCCGGCGGACCTGCCGTCGCGTCGCGTGGGCGCGGCTGCCGTGTCCGAGGATTACGCCAGCTGGCGCGAGGCGCAGGCGCCCTACGACGGCCCGGTGGTCGCGCCGCGCGGCCACATGGCCTATACCTCCGGCACCACCGGCCGGCCAAAGGGCGTGGTGCGCGCGCCGTTTCCGCTGGACCAGTTGGCGCAGCGGCTGGCGGCGGTCGAGGCGGTGGTGGAGCAGGCGTACGGTTTGCGGCCCGGCTGCCGCGCATTGCTGCCCGCGCCGGTCTACCATAGCGCGCCCAGCGTGTTCGCCCAGGTGGCGCTGCGGGTCTGCGAGACCCTGGTGCTGGCGCCGCGGTTCGATCCGCTGGAGGTGTTGCGCCTGATCGAGCGCCATCGCATCGACACGGTCTACCTGGTGCCCATCATGTACGTGCGCCTGCTCAAGCTGGATCCGGCCCAGCGCGCCGCCTTCGACCTGTCTTCGCTGCGCTTCGTGGCCTCGACCGGGGCCCCCTGCGCGCCGGCGCTCAAGCGCGCCATGATCGATTGGCTGGGGCCGGTGATCCACGAGACCTATGCCTCCAGCGAGGCCGGCATGGTGACGGTCATCGATTCGCACGAAGCGCTGGCCCGGCCGGGCAGCGCCGGCCGGCCGATCGGCGGCGCGCAGATTCGGATCTACGGCGACGACGGCGCGCTCTGCGCGCCCGGCCAGATCGGCCGCATCCATGTGCGCCAGCCGGCCTACGCCGACTTCACCTACCGCAATAACCCGGAAGCGCGCAGCCGGATCGAACGCGATGGATTGATCGGCCTCGGCGACCTGGGCTACCTGGACGACGACGGCTACCTGTTCGTGTGCGACCGCGAATCGGACATGGTGATCTCCGGCGGCGTGAACATCTATCCCGCGGAAATCGAACACCACCTGACGCAGTACCCGGGCGTGGCCGATTGCGCGGTGTTCGGCGTGCCTGACGACGAGTTCGGCGAGCGCTTGCTGGCACTGGTTCAGCCGGCGGCGGACACCGCGCTGGCGCCCGAGGAAGTGCTGCGCTGGCTGTCCACGAGGGTGGCGCGCTACAAGGTGCCGCGCGAATTGCGGTTGCGGCAGAGCCTGCCGCGCGATGACAACGGCAAGATCGCCAAGCGCCGCCTGCGCGACGCGTTCTGGGCCGAGCGCGACAGGAAGGTCTAG
- a CDS encoding SDR family oxidoreductase produces MFRADLFQGQRILITGGGTGLGYAMARQLAALGATVHLCGRRLAVLEQAAQALRGESGGQVHVHPVDIRDAGAVDAMVARIWDQHGGLDALVNNAAGNFISPTEKLSERGFNAIADTVFRGTFYMTQAVGKRWIGSGASGAVVSIVVTWVWTGSPFVVPSAMSKAGIDAMTKSLAVEWGRRGIRLNAIAPGVIPTEGASARLRPNDSGTDALVKQNPMQRLGQGQDIGELAAFLLAPGNDWINGQTIALDGGDYLANGAYFKQYFDWSDDDWAAARAAIEARTAADKAQRPAGQA; encoded by the coding sequence ATGTTCCGCGCCGACCTGTTCCAGGGCCAGCGCATCCTGATCACCGGCGGCGGCACCGGCCTGGGCTATGCCATGGCCCGCCAGCTGGCGGCGCTGGGCGCCACCGTGCACCTGTGCGGACGCCGCCTGGCGGTGCTGGAGCAGGCCGCCCAGGCGCTGCGGGGCGAGTCCGGCGGCCAGGTCCACGTCCATCCGGTCGACATTCGCGACGCCGGCGCGGTGGACGCGATGGTGGCGCGCATCTGGGACCAGCATGGCGGGCTGGATGCGCTGGTGAACAATGCCGCCGGCAATTTCATCAGCCCCACCGAAAAACTGTCCGAACGGGGCTTCAATGCCATCGCCGACACGGTCTTTCGTGGCACGTTCTACATGACCCAGGCCGTGGGCAAGCGCTGGATCGGCAGCGGCGCGTCCGGGGCGGTGGTGTCCATTGTCGTGACCTGGGTCTGGACCGGCTCGCCGTTCGTGGTGCCGTCCGCCATGTCCAAGGCCGGCATCGACGCCATGACCAAATCGCTGGCCGTCGAATGGGGCCGGCGCGGCATCCGCCTGAACGCCATTGCGCCGGGCGTCATCCCGACCGAGGGCGCATCGGCGCGGCTGCGGCCCAACGACAGCGGCACCGACGCGCTGGTGAAGCAGAATCCGATGCAGCGGCTGGGGCAGGGCCAGGATATCGGCGAACTGGCCGCGTTCCTGCTGGCGCCGGGCAACGATTGGATCAACGGCCAGACCATCGCCCTGGACGGTGGCGACTACCTGGCCAATGGCGCGTACTTCAAGCAGTATTTCGATTGGTCGGACGACGATTGGGCCGCCGCGCGCGCCGCCATCGAGGCGCGCACCGCCGCCGACAAGGCGCAACGCCCGGCGGGCCAGGCATGA
- a CDS encoding LysR family transcriptional regulator yields the protein MTTPPVLDLNLIQLFVTIVEAGTLSEAALRQGVTRSHVSRNLQKLERAFGAQLIRRTTRRLELTHEGSVLYDHGARMAREVESARHALQKLGAEPTGHVRLSLPTGLGELDMLRPLLVRFALEHPSLSLRVLFSNRVSDLISSEIDVALRAISVPPQDYVARELGRIKWHLCAAPEYLARMGMPAHPRDLGRFDFLGPPGARPQATLRLRGKGQPHEVKLATRLQSEYFPFLAQAAREGAGVALLPAYIVRPDLEAGRLLQVLPAYQAEGPGDKLYILTSPTPYPSSAQRALVDFLKRELEPLLRTFLA from the coding sequence ATGACCACCCCGCCCGTGCTCGACCTGAACCTGATCCAGCTGTTCGTGACGATCGTCGAGGCCGGCACGCTGAGCGAGGCGGCGCTGCGCCAGGGTGTGACGCGCTCGCATGTGAGCCGCAACCTTCAAAAGCTGGAGCGGGCCTTCGGCGCGCAGTTGATCCGCCGCACCACCCGGCGGCTGGAACTGACGCACGAGGGTAGCGTCCTGTACGACCATGGCGCCCGCATGGCGCGCGAAGTGGAATCGGCGCGCCATGCCCTGCAGAAGCTGGGCGCCGAGCCCACCGGCCACGTGCGGCTGAGCCTGCCCACCGGCCTGGGCGAACTGGACATGCTGCGGCCCCTGCTGGTGCGCTTCGCCCTGGAACACCCCAGCCTGAGCCTGCGGGTGCTGTTCTCGAACCGCGTCAGCGACCTGATTTCTTCGGAGATCGACGTGGCGCTGCGGGCCATCTCGGTGCCGCCGCAAGACTATGTGGCGCGCGAACTCGGCCGCATCAAGTGGCACCTGTGCGCCGCGCCCGAGTACCTGGCGCGCATGGGCATGCCGGCCCATCCCCGCGACCTGGGGCGCTTCGATTTCCTGGGGCCGCCCGGCGCCCGCCCCCAGGCAACGCTGCGCCTGCGCGGCAAGGGCCAACCGCATGAAGTCAAGCTGGCCACTCGCCTGCAATCCGAGTATTTCCCGTTCCTGGCCCAAGCCGCCCGCGAAGGCGCGGGCGTGGCGCTGTTGCCGGCCTACATCGTGCGTCCCGACCTGGAGGCCGGGCGCCTGCTGCAGGTGCTGCCCGCCTACCAGGCCGAAGGCCCGGGCGACAAGCTCTATATCCTGACCTCGCCAACCCCTTATCCCTCGAGCGCCCAACGCGCCCTGGTCGATTTCCTGAAACGGGAACTGGAACCCCTGCTGCGCACCTTCCTGGCCTGA
- the acnA gene encoding aconitate hydratase AcnA, with protein MPHNTLDTLKNFKIGNKSCQYYSLPALGKALGIDVQRLPVSIRIVLESVLRNCDGKKVTEEHVRQLANWQANAKREDEIPFVVARVVLQDFTGVPLLADIAAMRSVADKMGKSPKSIEPLVPVDLVVDHSVMIDYFGTKNALDLNMKLEFKRNQERYQFMKWGMQAFDTFGVVPPGFGIVHQVNLEYLARGVHQDKKNNVYYPDSLVGTDSHTTMINGIGVVGWGVGGIEAEAGMLGQPVYFLTPDVVGVELKGKLRGGVTATDLVLTITEMLRREKVVGKFVEFCGEGTASLSVAERATIGNMAPEYGATMGFFPVDGRTIDYFRGTGRTEDEIAAFEAYFKAQDMFGVPAAQDINYTKLLTLDLSTVAPSLAGPKRPQDRIEIGNVKSTFIDLFSKPVAENGFNQPAEKLQQTFTTSTGTKVKNGDILIAAITSCTNTSNPSVLLAAGLLAKKAVEAGLKVPKHIKTSLAPGSRVVTEYLTKTGLLPYLEKLGFDVAAYGCTTCIGNAGDLTPDLNEVITSNDLVCSAVLSGNRNFEARIHPNIKANFLASPPLVVAYALAGTVTRDLMTEPVGRGKNGDIWLGDIWPTTEEVEALLKYALDPKAFEANYGQVKSNPGKLWENIKGVTGETYNWPDSTYIAEPPFFEGFGMTPGAMPTVKNARALGVFGDSVTTDHISPAGSIKETSPAGKWLKENGVMKADFNSYGSRRGNHEIMMRGTFANVRIKNLMIPARPDGSRFEGGETLFQPTGEQMSIYDAAMKYVAAGTPTVVFGGEEYGTGSSRDWAAKGTQLLGVKAVITRSFERIHRSNLVGMGVLPLQFKGSDSVQSLGITGEETYDISGLENGIKPMQDVTLTITRKDGSKQDVTLLLRIDTPIEVDYYQHGGILPFVLRQLLAA; from the coding sequence ATGCCGCACAACACCCTCGATACACTCAAGAATTTCAAGATCGGCAACAAGTCCTGTCAGTACTATTCGCTGCCGGCGCTGGGCAAGGCCCTGGGCATCGACGTGCAGCGGCTGCCGGTCTCCATCCGCATCGTGCTGGAATCCGTGCTGCGCAACTGCGACGGCAAGAAGGTCACCGAGGAACACGTGCGCCAGCTCGCCAACTGGCAGGCCAACGCCAAGCGCGAGGATGAAATCCCGTTCGTGGTGGCCCGCGTGGTGCTGCAGGACTTCACCGGCGTGCCGCTGCTGGCCGACATCGCCGCCATGCGTTCGGTAGCCGACAAGATGGGCAAGAGCCCCAAGAGCATCGAGCCGCTGGTGCCGGTGGACCTGGTGGTGGACCACTCGGTCATGATCGACTACTTCGGCACCAAGAATGCGCTGGACCTGAACATGAAGCTGGAATTCAAGCGCAACCAGGAGCGCTACCAGTTCATGAAGTGGGGCATGCAGGCCTTCGACACCTTCGGCGTGGTGCCCCCGGGCTTCGGCATCGTCCACCAGGTCAACCTGGAATACCTGGCGCGCGGCGTGCACCAGGACAAGAAGAACAACGTCTACTATCCGGATTCGCTGGTGGGCACCGACAGCCACACCACCATGATCAACGGCATCGGCGTGGTCGGCTGGGGCGTGGGCGGCATCGAGGCCGAGGCCGGCATGCTGGGCCAGCCGGTGTACTTCCTGACGCCTGACGTGGTCGGCGTGGAACTCAAGGGCAAGCTGCGCGGCGGCGTCACCGCCACCGACCTGGTGCTGACCATCACCGAAATGCTGCGCCGTGAAAAAGTGGTCGGCAAATTCGTCGAGTTCTGTGGCGAAGGCACGGCCAGCCTGTCGGTGGCCGAACGCGCCACCATCGGCAACATGGCGCCCGAGTACGGCGCCACCATGGGCTTCTTCCCGGTCGACGGCCGCACCATCGACTACTTCCGCGGCACCGGCCGCACCGAAGACGAAATCGCCGCGTTCGAGGCCTATTTCAAGGCCCAGGACATGTTCGGCGTGCCCGCCGCCCAGGACATCAACTACACCAAGCTGCTGACGCTGGACCTGTCCACCGTGGCGCCGTCGCTGGCCGGCCCCAAGCGCCCGCAGGACCGCATCGAGATCGGCAACGTCAAGAGCACCTTCATCGACCTGTTCTCCAAGCCGGTCGCCGAGAACGGCTTCAACCAGCCGGCCGAGAAGCTGCAGCAGACCTTCACCACCAGCACCGGCACCAAGGTCAAGAACGGCGACATCCTGATCGCCGCCATCACCTCGTGCACCAACACGTCCAACCCCAGCGTGCTGCTGGCGGCGGGCCTGCTGGCCAAGAAGGCCGTCGAAGCCGGCCTGAAGGTGCCCAAGCACATCAAGACCTCGCTGGCCCCCGGATCGCGCGTGGTCACCGAATACCTGACCAAGACCGGCCTGCTGCCCTACCTGGAGAAGCTGGGCTTCGACGTGGCCGCCTACGGCTGCACCACCTGCATCGGCAACGCCGGCGACCTGACGCCCGACCTGAACGAGGTCATCACCAGCAACGACCTGGTGTGCTCGGCGGTGCTGTCCGGCAACCGCAACTTCGAGGCGCGCATCCACCCGAACATCAAGGCCAACTTCCTGGCCTCGCCGCCGCTGGTGGTGGCCTACGCCCTGGCCGGCACCGTGACGCGCGACCTGATGACCGAACCGGTCGGCCGCGGCAAGAACGGCGACATCTGGCTGGGCGACATCTGGCCGACCACCGAGGAAGTCGAGGCGCTGCTCAAGTACGCGCTGGACCCCAAGGCGTTCGAGGCCAACTACGGCCAGGTCAAGAGCAACCCCGGCAAGCTGTGGGAGAACATCAAGGGCGTCACGGGCGAGACCTACAACTGGCCCGACTCCACCTACATCGCCGAGCCGCCGTTCTTCGAGGGCTTCGGCATGACCCCGGGCGCGATGCCGACCGTCAAGAACGCCCGCGCGCTGGGCGTGTTCGGCGACTCGGTCACCACCGACCACATCTCGCCGGCGGGCTCCATCAAGGAGACCTCGCCCGCGGGCAAGTGGCTCAAGGAAAACGGCGTCATGAAGGCCGATTTCAACAGCTACGGCTCGCGCCGCGGCAACCATGAAATCATGATGCGCGGCACCTTCGCCAACGTGCGCATCAAGAACCTGATGATCCCGGCGCGCCCCGACGGCAGCCGCTTCGAGGGCGGCGAAACCCTGTTCCAGCCCACCGGCGAACAGATGTCGATCTACGACGCGGCCATGAAGTACGTGGCGGCGGGCACCCCCACCGTGGTGTTCGGCGGCGAAGAATACGGCACCGGCTCGTCGCGCGACTGGGCCGCCAAGGGCACCCAGCTGCTGGGCGTCAAGGCCGTCATCACGCGCAGCTTCGAGCGCATCCACCGCAGCAACCTGGTGGGCATGGGCGTGCTGCCGCTGCAGTTCAAGGGCAGCGACAGCGTGCAGTCGCTGGGCATCACCGGCGAGGAAACCTACGACATCTCGGGCCTGGAGAACGGCATCAAGCCGATGCAGGACGTGACGCTGACGATCACCCGCAAGGATGGTTCGAAGCAGGACGTGACGCTGCTGCTGCGCATCGACACCCCGATCGAGGTCGACTACTACCAGCACGGCGGCATCCTGCCCTTCGTGCTGCGCCAGCTGCTGGCCGCGTAA
- a CDS encoding OmpA family protein, protein MKVASLAIVAATLTASPAWAEDVEGSRDHPALTRFEGAEIRAYEHKDYDEALMPDRPVARESEAKGLTLEGKLTRIAYRIDGKKSALEVYRNYQGALQAGGFKTVFECKGDEQCGGDFQSFVLNSGKVSQPGQGDAAFGGKYYVVLAKKEAPTGDIYVFLDVMEDSSNNITPVFQQVIETKPMQTGQVKVLDMAAMQKSLAESGRVAVYGVYFDTDKAEVKAESKAALDEMGKLLNANPKLKVYVVGHTDNQGTLAGNLELSQKRADAVVKALEAGYKIPAARLSARGVASLAPVAANDAEAGRAKNRRVELVAQ, encoded by the coding sequence GTGAAAGTCGCGAGTCTGGCCATCGTCGCCGCCACGCTGACGGCATCGCCGGCCTGGGCCGAGGACGTCGAGGGCTCGCGCGACCATCCCGCCCTGACCCGCTTCGAGGGCGCCGAGATCCGCGCCTACGAACACAAGGACTACGACGAAGCCTTGATGCCCGACCGGCCCGTCGCGCGGGAATCCGAGGCCAAGGGCCTGACGCTGGAAGGCAAGCTGACGCGCATCGCCTATCGCATCGACGGCAAGAAGTCGGCGCTGGAGGTCTACCGCAACTACCAGGGCGCGCTGCAGGCCGGCGGCTTCAAGACCGTGTTCGAATGCAAGGGCGACGAGCAGTGCGGCGGCGACTTCCAGTCGTTCGTCCTGAACAGCGGCAAGGTCAGCCAGCCCGGGCAGGGCGACGCCGCGTTCGGCGGCAAGTACTACGTCGTGCTGGCAAAGAAAGAGGCGCCCACTGGCGACATCTACGTGTTCCTGGACGTGATGGAAGACAGCTCCAACAACATCACGCCGGTGTTCCAGCAGGTGATCGAGACCAAGCCCATGCAGACCGGGCAGGTCAAGGTGCTGGACATGGCCGCCATGCAGAAATCACTGGCCGAATCGGGCCGCGTCGCGGTCTACGGCGTGTACTTCGATACCGACAAGGCCGAGGTCAAGGCCGAATCGAAGGCGGCGCTGGACGAGATGGGCAAGCTGCTCAACGCCAACCCCAAGCTGAAGGTCTACGTGGTCGGCCACACCGACAACCAGGGCACGCTGGCCGGCAACCTGGAGCTGTCGCAAAAGCGCGCCGACGCCGTGGTCAAGGCGCTGGAAGCAGGCTACAAGATCCCGGCCGCGCGCCTGTCGGCGCGCGGCGTGGCCTCGCTGGCGCCGGTGGCGGCCAACGACGCCGAGGCGGGCCGCGCCAAGAACCGGCGGGTCGAACTGGTCGCCCAATGA
- a CDS encoding LysR family transcriptional regulator has translation MDLNLLVALDALLAEGSVTGAAERLQLSVPAMSRTLERIRRMMGDPLFVRAGRGLVPTPRAEALREPVRTLVAQARELLAQDAAFDLKTLRRVFTIRADDGAVSTLGPALLDTLAKEAPRVTVRFISQGKQDVLSLREGAIDLDIGVIEDMGPEIVRQRLFPDRFVAVFRPANPLARHRKLTPERFARARHATVSRRGVLSGPVDIELGKVGLARHISAVTHSFAEALAITRKSDLVATVPDLLTLHLRDDLQMRALPFDTPAVTISQAWHPRFNEDPAHRAIRQMVHRISLAISGR, from the coding sequence ATGGATCTGAACCTGTTGGTCGCGCTCGATGCGCTGCTGGCCGAGGGCAGCGTCACCGGCGCCGCCGAACGCCTGCAATTGAGCGTGCCCGCCATGAGCCGCACGCTGGAGCGCATCCGCCGCATGATGGGCGACCCGCTGTTCGTGCGGGCCGGGCGCGGCCTGGTGCCGACGCCGCGCGCCGAAGCCCTGCGCGAACCGGTGCGCACCCTGGTGGCGCAGGCCCGGGAACTGTTGGCGCAGGATGCCGCCTTCGATCTCAAGACCCTGCGGCGCGTGTTCACCATCCGCGCCGACGACGGCGCCGTCAGCACGCTCGGGCCGGCCTTGCTCGACACGCTGGCCAAAGAGGCGCCGCGGGTCACGGTGCGCTTCATCTCGCAGGGCAAGCAGGACGTGCTGTCGCTGCGCGAAGGCGCCATCGACCTGGACATCGGCGTGATCGAGGACATGGGGCCCGAGATCGTGCGGCAACGCCTGTTTCCCGATCGTTTCGTGGCGGTGTTCCGGCCGGCCAATCCCCTGGCGCGGCATCGCAAGCTCACCCCCGAACGCTTTGCCAGGGCGCGCCACGCCACGGTCTCGCGCCGCGGCGTGCTGAGCGGTCCGGTGGACATCGAACTGGGCAAGGTCGGCCTGGCGCGCCATATCAGCGCCGTCACGCATTCCTTTGCCGAGGCGCTGGCGATCACCCGCAAATCCGATCTGGTCGCCACCGTGCCGGACCTGCTCACGCTGCACCTGCGCGACGACCTGCAGATGCGCGCCTTGCCCTTCGACACCCCCGCCGTGACCATCTCGCAGGCCTGGCATCCGCGCTTCAACGAAGACCCGGCCCATCGCGCCATCCGGCAGATGGTGCACCGGATCAGCCTGGCGATCAGCGGCCGGTGA